The Mixta hanseatica genome includes a region encoding these proteins:
- the mdtH gene encoding multidrug efflux MFS transporter MdtH, with translation MAGVARARRLGRVFLLADNMLVVLGFFVVFPLISIRFVDQLGWAAMVVGIALGLRQLVQQGLGVFGGAIADRFGAKPMIVCGMLLRAAGFAAMAVAHEPWLLWFSCLLSGIGGTLFDPPRTALVVKLIRPEARGRFFSLLMMQDSAGAVLGALIGSWLLAWDFRLVCWVGALVFVLAALFNALLLPAWRISTVPTPLREGLSLVLKDRRFCAYVLTLTGYYILAVQVMLMLPIMVNQIAGTASAVKWMYAIEATLSLSLLYPIARWSEKRFRLEHRLMAGLLLMTLSLLPIGLTDSLQQLFILICLFYIGAIIAEPARETLSAELASARARGSYLGFSRLGLALGGALGYTGGGWMFDTGRELALPELPWLMLGGTGAITLLALWWQFQPRAAAPAMLRGG, from the coding sequence ATGGCTGGAGTGGCGCGCGCCCGACGTCTTGGTCGGGTTTTTCTGCTGGCAGATAATATGCTGGTGGTGCTGGGATTTTTTGTGGTGTTCCCGTTAATCTCAATCCGCTTCGTTGATCAGCTTGGCTGGGCGGCGATGGTGGTCGGCATCGCGCTGGGGCTGCGCCAGCTGGTTCAGCAGGGACTCGGCGTGTTTGGCGGCGCCATTGCCGATCGCTTCGGCGCCAAACCGATGATTGTTTGCGGCATGCTGCTGCGCGCGGCCGGTTTCGCCGCCATGGCGGTGGCGCATGAGCCGTGGCTTCTGTGGTTTTCCTGCCTGCTTTCCGGCATTGGCGGCACGCTGTTCGATCCGCCGCGCACCGCGCTGGTGGTGAAGCTGATCCGCCCTGAAGCGCGTGGCCGCTTCTTCTCGCTATTGATGATGCAGGACAGCGCCGGCGCGGTGCTGGGCGCGCTGATTGGCAGCTGGCTGCTGGCGTGGGATTTCCGCCTGGTCTGCTGGGTCGGCGCACTGGTTTTCGTCCTGGCCGCGCTGTTTAACGCCTTGCTGCTGCCTGCCTGGCGCATCTCTACGGTCCCGACACCGCTGCGTGAAGGGCTGAGCCTGGTATTGAAAGACCGTCGCTTCTGCGCCTATGTGCTGACGCTGACCGGCTATTATATTCTGGCGGTTCAGGTGATGCTAATGCTGCCGATTATGGTGAACCAGATCGCTGGCACCGCCAGCGCGGTTAAATGGATGTATGCCATTGAGGCGACGCTGTCGCTGTCATTGCTTTACCCGATCGCCCGCTGGAGTGAAAAGCGTTTCCGCCTGGAGCATCGTCTGATGGCTGGCCTGCTGTTGATGACGCTCAGCCTGCTGCCGATCGGCCTGACCGACTCTCTACAGCAGCTGTTTATTTTAATCTGCCTGTTCTATATCGGGGCGATTATCGCCGAGCCGGCGCGTGAAACCCTGAGCGCTGAACTGGCCAGCGCACGGGCGCGCGGCAGCTATCTTGGCTTTAGCCGTCTGGGTCTGGCGCTGGGCGGCGCGCTGGGCTATACCGGCGGCGGCTGGATGTTTGATACCGGACGCGAACTGGCCTTACCGGAGCTGCCCTGGCTGATGTTGGGCGGCACCGGCGCCATTACCCTGCTGGCGCTGTGGTGGCAATTTCAGCCGCGCGCCGCGGCGCCAGCGATGCTGCGCGGCGGCTAA
- the rimJ gene encoding ribosomal protein S5-alanine N-acetyltransferase translates to MFGYRSAAPKVRLTTDRLVVRLVHERDAWRLADYYTENRAFLKPWEPVRDESHCYPSGWQARLGLITDMHKQGSAFYFVIMDPEEKEIRGVANFSNVLRGSFHACYLGYSLGEKWQGQGMMFEALQAAIRYMQRQQRMHRIMANYMPHNQRSGNLLARLGFEKEGYAKDYLLINGRWQDHVLTALTHQEWAPERRS, encoded by the coding sequence ATGTTTGGCTACCGTTCCGCCGCACCGAAAGTGCGCCTGACCACCGATCGGCTGGTGGTTCGTCTTGTTCATGAACGCGATGCATGGCGACTGGCTGATTATTACACTGAAAACCGCGCCTTCCTTAAGCCCTGGGAGCCGGTACGTGATGAAAGCCACTGCTATCCCTCCGGCTGGCAGGCGCGTCTTGGGCTGATTACCGATATGCATAAGCAGGGCAGCGCCTTTTATTTTGTCATTATGGACCCGGAAGAGAAGGAGATCCGCGGCGTGGCTAATTTTAGTAATGTGCTACGCGGGTCGTTCCACGCCTGCTATCTCGGTTATTCGCTGGGCGAGAAATGGCAGGGACAGGGGATGATGTTTGAGGCGTTGCAGGCGGCAATTCGCTATATGCAGCGTCAGCAGCGTATGCATCGAATAATGGCGAACTATATGCCGCATAATCAGCGCAGCGGCAATTTGCTGGCGCGGCTGGGTTTTGAAAAAGAAGGGTACGCGAAAGATTATCTGCTTATTAACGGCCGCTGGCAGGATCATGTGCTGACTGCGCTGACCCATCAGGAATGGGCGCCGGAGCGGCGTAGCTAA
- a CDS encoding Gfo/Idh/MocA family protein encodes MTVKIGVVGLGGIAQKAWLPVLAQADGWRLMGGFSPNQQKAQKICDSWRMRCYAQLDALAADCDAVFVHSSTASHYQVVRTLLEQGVDVCVDKPLAETLSEAEALVELAHKRGRKLMVGFNRRFAPRYQQLKAALQQPASIRMEKHRSDSVGPHNLRFTLLDDYLHVVDTALWLAEGQVTLRHGAIQTTEAGEMLYGEHHFSVGATQITTSMHRRAGTQRESVTAIADGGVWQLDEMREWRHERHGETLIEAVPAWQTTQAQRGFDGAARHFIACVQNQTMPETSGEQALKAQRIVEKIWRDLERE; translated from the coding sequence ATGACAGTAAAGATTGGGGTAGTGGGGTTGGGCGGTATTGCGCAAAAAGCCTGGTTGCCGGTGCTGGCGCAGGCCGACGGCTGGAGACTGATGGGCGGGTTTTCGCCCAATCAGCAGAAGGCGCAAAAGATTTGCGACAGCTGGCGGATGCGCTGTTATGCACAGCTTGATGCGCTGGCCGCCGACTGTGACGCGGTATTTGTTCACAGCAGCACCGCCAGCCATTATCAGGTGGTGCGCACGCTGCTGGAGCAGGGCGTAGACGTTTGCGTGGATAAGCCGCTGGCGGAAACGCTGAGTGAAGCGGAGGCGCTGGTAGAGCTGGCGCATAAGCGCGGACGGAAACTGATGGTAGGCTTTAACCGCCGCTTTGCCCCGCGCTATCAGCAGCTTAAAGCGGCATTGCAGCAGCCGGCTTCCATCCGCATGGAGAAACACCGCAGCGACAGCGTCGGGCCGCATAATCTGCGTTTTACCTTGCTGGATGATTATCTGCACGTCGTGGATACCGCGCTGTGGCTGGCGGAAGGTCAGGTCACGCTGCGTCACGGCGCCATCCAGACTACCGAAGCCGGCGAAATGTTATACGGCGAGCATCACTTTAGCGTGGGCGCGACCCAAATCACCACCAGCATGCACCGGCGCGCCGGTACGCAGCGCGAGTCGGTCACCGCGATTGCCGACGGCGGTGTCTGGCAGCTGGATGAGATGCGTGAATGGCGACACGAGCGTCATGGCGAAACGCTTATTGAGGCGGTGCCGGCGTGGCAAACCACCCAGGCTCAGCGCGGTTTTGACGGCGCGGCGCGCCACTTTATCGCCTGCGTACAAAATCAGACAATGCCGGAAACCAGCGGCGAGCAGGCGCTAAAAGCCCAGCGCATCGTAGAAAAAATCTGGCGTGACCTTGAGCGTGAATAA
- the murJ gene encoding murein biosynthesis integral membrane protein MurJ gives MNLLKSLAAVSSMTLFSRVLGFARDAIVARVFGAGMATDAFFVAFKLPNLLRRIFAEGAFSQAFVPILAEYKSKQGEEATRVFVAYISGLLTLALAVITFLGMIAAPWVIMITAPGFADTADKFALTSSLLRITFPYIFLISLASLVGAILNTWNRFSVPAFAPTLLNISMIGFALFGAPHFHPPVLALAWAVVVGGVLQLGYQLPHLKKIGMLVLPRLNLKDAGVWRVLRQMGPAILGVSVSQISLIINTIFASFLVSGSVSWMYYADRLMEFPSGVLGVALGTILLPSLSRSFASGNHAEYSRLMDWGLRLCFLLALPSAVALGILSGPLTVALFQYGKFTAFDAAMTQRALIAYSVGLMGLIVVKVLAPGFYSRQDIKTPVKIAIVTLIVTQLMNLAFIGPLKHAGLSLSIGLAACLNGALLYWQLRKQQIFQPQPGWTGFLLRLMVAVVVMAGVLIAMMMVMPAWDIGGMPYRLARLAAVCAVGGGAYFVVLGLLGFRPKDFARRSVA, from the coding sequence ATGAATTTGTTGAAATCCCTGGCAGCGGTCAGCTCAATGACGCTGTTTTCCCGCGTGCTGGGCTTTGCCCGTGATGCGATTGTGGCAAGAGTCTTCGGCGCCGGGATGGCTACCGATGCCTTTTTCGTCGCCTTTAAACTTCCCAACCTGCTGCGCCGTATCTTCGCGGAAGGCGCGTTCTCTCAAGCTTTTGTACCGATCCTTGCGGAATATAAAAGCAAGCAGGGGGAGGAAGCGACGCGCGTTTTCGTGGCGTATATCTCCGGCCTGTTAACGCTGGCGCTGGCGGTAATTACGTTCCTCGGCATGATTGCCGCGCCGTGGGTGATTATGATCACGGCGCCGGGCTTTGCCGATACCGCTGATAAGTTTGCGCTGACCAGTAGCCTGCTGCGCATTACCTTTCCCTATATTTTCCTGATTTCGCTCGCCTCGTTGGTGGGGGCGATCCTGAATACCTGGAACCGCTTCTCGGTACCGGCCTTTGCACCCACCTTATTAAATATCAGCATGATCGGCTTTGCGCTGTTCGGCGCGCCTCATTTCCATCCGCCGGTACTGGCGCTGGCGTGGGCGGTGGTGGTCGGCGGCGTACTGCAGCTTGGCTACCAGCTGCCGCACCTGAAAAAAATCGGCATGCTGGTGCTGCCGCGCCTGAACCTGAAAGATGCGGGCGTCTGGCGTGTGCTGCGCCAGATGGGACCGGCCATTCTCGGGGTGTCCGTTAGCCAGATTTCTCTGATTATCAATACCATCTTTGCCTCGTTCCTGGTTTCCGGCTCGGTCTCCTGGATGTACTACGCCGACCGCCTGATGGAGTTCCCTTCCGGCGTACTGGGCGTGGCGTTAGGCACTATTTTGCTGCCGTCGCTGTCGCGCAGCTTTGCCAGCGGCAACCATGCCGAGTATTCGCGCCTGATGGACTGGGGGTTGCGTCTTTGCTTCCTGCTGGCGCTGCCGAGCGCGGTGGCGCTGGGCATCTTGTCCGGCCCGCTGACCGTGGCGCTGTTTCAGTATGGGAAGTTCACCGCCTTTGACGCCGCTATGACGCAGCGAGCACTGATCGCCTATTCCGTCGGGCTAATGGGGCTGATTGTGGTTAAGGTGCTGGCGCCGGGCTTTTACTCGCGTCAGGATATTAAGACGCCGGTAAAAATCGCCATCGTCACGCTGATCGTGACGCAGCTGATGAACCTGGCCTTTATCGGACCGCTGAAACATGCCGGGCTGTCACTCTCTATTGGGCTGGCGGCCTGTCTGAACGGCGCGCTGCTTTACTGGCAGCTGCGTAAACAGCAGATCTTTCAGCCGCAGCCGGGCTGGACCGGCTTTCTCCTGCGCCTGATGGTGGCGGTGGTGGTGATGGCGGGCGTGCTGATCGCCATGATGATGGTGATGCCCGCATGGGATATAGGCGGCATGCCGTATCGTCTGGCGCGCCTGGCGGCAGTCTGTGCGGTAGGCGGCGGCGCTTACTTCGTGGTGCTGGGGCTGTTAGGCTTCCGACCAAAGGACTTCGCACGCCGCTCGGTAGCCTAA
- the flgN gene encoding flagellar export chaperone FlgN yields MNSLITALDKMQEVLGSLSNIMKEEHEQLSAGLINSSLLQRITEDKSSLLTTLNYLDGIRRESEKQYRIQAPYRTQPELARRWQAIEQHTRQLRDNNTHNGMLLNQQMVYNDKALALLKPHQTQAFYGPDGQATSGGFTSRRV; encoded by the coding sequence ATGAATAGCCTGATTACCGCGCTGGATAAAATGCAGGAAGTGCTCGGTTCGCTGAGCAATATAATGAAGGAAGAACACGAGCAGCTCTCTGCCGGCCTCATTAACAGCAGCCTGCTACAGCGTATTACCGAAGATAAAAGTTCACTGCTGACCACGCTGAACTATCTTGACGGTATCCGGCGGGAATCAGAGAAACAGTACCGTATCCAGGCACCCTATCGTACGCAGCCGGAGCTGGCTCGCCGCTGGCAGGCTATTGAGCAGCACACACGTCAGCTGCGCGACAATAATACCCATAACGGGATGCTGTTAAATCAGCAGATGGTTTACAACGATAAGGCGCTGGCGCTGTTAAAACCTCATCAGACTCAGGCGTTTTACGGCCCGGACGGTCAGGCGACTTCAGGCGGCTTTACCTCGCGGCGCGTTTAA
- the flgM gene encoding flagellar biosynthesis anti-sigma factor FlgM: MSIDKTKATQPVSTVQPRETNDNGAAKVRQTSSPKAPASAAQVSLSGAQSQLMTADSKDINTARVEQLKTAIRNGELKMDTGKIADALIQEAKSYLQDK; the protein is encoded by the coding sequence ATGAGCATCGACAAAACTAAAGCTACGCAGCCCGTCAGCACCGTTCAGCCACGTGAAACTAACGATAACGGCGCAGCAAAGGTTCGTCAGACCAGCAGCCCTAAGGCGCCTGCCAGCGCCGCGCAGGTTAGCCTGAGCGGTGCGCAGTCCCAGCTGATGACCGCAGACAGTAAAGACATTAATACTGCCCGCGTGGAGCAACTGAAAACCGCCATTCGCAATGGCGAACTGAAAATGGATACCGGCAAAATCGCCGATGCCCTGATTCAGGAAGCGAAATCTTATTTACAGGATAAATAA
- the flgA gene encoding flagellar basal body P-ring formation chaperone FlgA: MRVMRWWLGAMLTLLVMPVRADDLAAQLNQFFKTRDPLHAAGMNVAIRTPQQQWPPCANPQFSLPGNSRLWGNMSVAATCDRERRFLQVEVQVTGEYVVASRQIPRGTALTVGDIQIKQGRLDTLPARAVLDAQQITDAVSVRDILPDQPLTLSMVRQAWRVKAGQPVIVIAQGDGFNVSSEGRALNNATALQRVRVRMGNGQIVSGNVSADGNILISL, encoded by the coding sequence ATGCGGGTAATGAGATGGTGGCTGGGTGCGATGCTAACCTTACTGGTAATGCCGGTACGGGCGGACGATCTTGCGGCGCAGCTCAACCAGTTCTTTAAAACGCGCGACCCGCTGCATGCCGCCGGAATGAATGTGGCGATACGCACCCCACAGCAACAGTGGCCGCCGTGCGCGAACCCGCAGTTCAGCCTGCCGGGCAACAGTCGTTTATGGGGCAATATGAGCGTGGCGGCGACCTGCGATCGCGAGCGGCGCTTTCTGCAGGTAGAGGTGCAGGTAACCGGCGAGTATGTGGTCGCCAGTCGTCAAATTCCACGTGGTACCGCCTTAACCGTCGGTGACATCCAGATTAAGCAAGGACGACTGGATACCCTGCCTGCGCGGGCGGTGCTGGATGCGCAACAAATAACGGATGCTGTAAGCGTACGCGATATTTTACCGGATCAGCCGTTAACCCTCTCGATGGTGCGTCAGGCCTGGCGGGTAAAGGCGGGTCAGCCGGTCATCGTGATCGCTCAGGGCGATGGTTTTAACGTGAGCAGCGAGGGGCGCGCATTGAATAACGCCACCGCGCTGCAACGGGTGCGGGTGCGCATGGGGAATGGGCAGATAGTAAGTGGCAATGTGAGTGCGGATGGGAATATTCTTATATCTCTATAA
- the flgB gene encoding flagellar basal body rod protein FlgB: MLDKLDAALQFGTEALNLRAQRQEILASNIANADTPGYQARDIDFASELNRALEKGRAQGSGLSLAVTSARHIPAQTATPPSMDLLYRIPDQPSMDGNTVDMDRERTQFADNSLKYQTDLTLISSQIKGMMNVLQGQ, encoded by the coding sequence ATGCTCGACAAACTGGATGCAGCTCTGCAGTTCGGCACCGAAGCGCTCAATCTGCGGGCTCAGCGTCAGGAAATCCTGGCATCCAACATCGCCAACGCTGATACGCCAGGCTACCAGGCCCGCGATATCGATTTTGCCAGCGAGCTTAACCGCGCGCTGGAGAAAGGGCGGGCGCAGGGATCTGGCCTGTCGCTGGCGGTGACGTCGGCACGCCACATTCCCGCGCAGACCGCGACGCCGCCGTCCATGGATCTGCTGTATCGCATTCCCGATCAGCCGTCGATGGATGGCAACACGGTCGATATGGACCGTGAGCGTACGCAGTTTGCAGATAACAGCCTGAAATACCAAACCGACCTCACGCTTATCAGCAGCCAGATAAAAGGCATGATGAACGTGCTGCAGGGACAATAA
- the flgC gene encoding flagellar basal body rod protein FlgC, whose amino-acid sequence MALLNIFDIAGSAMAAQSQRLNVAASNLANADSVTGPDGQPYVAKQVVFQVDAAPGQATGGVRVAQVVEDQSPAKLVFDPGNPLADAKGYVKMPNVDVVSETVNSMAASRSYQANVEVLNTVKSMMMKTLTIGQ is encoded by the coding sequence ATGGCACTGCTTAATATTTTTGATATCGCCGGTTCGGCGATGGCTGCACAGTCACAGCGTTTAAACGTGGCCGCCAGTAACCTGGCTAACGCCGATAGCGTTACCGGTCCTGATGGCCAACCTTATGTCGCCAAACAAGTGGTGTTCCAGGTAGATGCCGCGCCGGGACAGGCTACCGGCGGCGTACGCGTTGCCCAGGTGGTGGAAGATCAGAGCCCGGCGAAGCTGGTGTTTGATCCGGGCAATCCGCTGGCGGACGCCAAGGGCTACGTCAAGATGCCAAACGTCGATGTGGTCAGCGAGACGGTCAATAGCATGGCGGCGTCACGCAGCTATCAGGCGAACGTTGAAGTGCTGAACACCGTCAAGTCAATGATGATGAAAACCCTGACCATCGGTCAATAA
- the flgD gene encoding flagellar hook assembly protein FlgD — protein MGLAVGVNEKIDPSVLTNTTGASNSSSATDLQSNFLTLLVAQLKNQDPTNPMENNELTTQLAQINTVSGIEKLNTTLGSISGQINSNQSVQASTLIGHGVMVPGSQILTGKGETTPFGVELTRASTSTTATITDGSGKVMRTIDLGKLTAGVHTFAWDGTLTDGTTAPDGKYNVSIAASDGTEQLVAQPLNYALVNGVTTDSSGAILDLGTMGTSTLDKIRQIL, from the coding sequence ATGGGCTTAGCCGTTGGCGTAAATGAAAAGATCGATCCCAGTGTACTAACCAATACCACTGGCGCATCGAACAGTAGTAGCGCAACCGATCTACAAAGTAACTTTTTGACGCTGCTGGTGGCGCAGTTAAAAAACCAGGATCCGACCAATCCGATGGAGAACAACGAGCTGACCACGCAGCTGGCGCAGATCAATACCGTAAGCGGTATCGAGAAGCTGAACACCACGCTGGGTTCGATCTCGGGTCAGATCAATAGCAATCAATCGGTGCAGGCGTCTACCCTGATCGGCCACGGCGTCATGGTGCCGGGCAGCCAGATCCTGACCGGCAAAGGCGAGACGACGCCGTTTGGCGTTGAGTTGACGCGTGCCTCAACTTCCACGACCGCCACCATTACCGATGGCAGCGGCAAAGTGATGCGGACCATTGACCTCGGCAAACTGACCGCCGGCGTGCATACCTTCGCATGGGACGGCACCTTAACGGACGGCACCACCGCACCGGACGGCAAATATAACGTTTCCATCGCCGCCAGCGACGGAACGGAGCAGCTGGTGGCGCAGCCACTGAATTACGCCTTAGTGAACGGTGTGACCACCGATTCCAGCGGGGCAATACTCGACCTCGGGACGATGGGCACTTCCACGCTCGATAAAATTCGTCAGATTCTCTGA
- the flgE gene encoding flagellar hook protein FlgE, whose amino-acid sequence MGFSQAVSGLNAASSNLDVIGNNISNSATAGFKSSTVSFADMFAGSKVGMGVKVAGVIQDFNDGTTTTTSRGLDVAISQQGFFRMADDSGAVYYSRNGQFTLDENRNIVNMQGMKLTGYPVAGTPPTVQTGANPVALSVPTTQMTARATTNGALIANLNSSDGTKVDADFDSTDATSYNAKSSMTTYDSLGNAHTIDLYFVKTADNSWNVHPIDSSSGATTTPFTMSFNPNGVMTSATSQTISMGALNGSNAQTFTLDLTGSMQQNTGANTFGNPTQDGYKPGDLVSYQINDDGTVVGSYSNEKTQVLGQIVLANFANAEGLKSEGNNVWSSTASSGQPLIGLAGTGNLGTLTAGALESSNVDLSKELVNMIVAQRNYQSNAQTIKTQDQILNTLVNLR is encoded by the coding sequence ATGGGCTTTTCACAAGCGGTCAGCGGTTTAAACGCGGCCTCCAGTAACCTCGACGTTATCGGCAACAACATTTCTAACTCGGCGACGGCGGGCTTCAAATCCAGCACCGTCTCTTTTGCTGACATGTTCGCCGGTTCAAAAGTCGGTATGGGTGTAAAAGTGGCGGGCGTGATTCAGGACTTTAACGACGGCACCACCACCACCACCAGCCGTGGGCTTGACGTGGCTATCAGCCAGCAGGGCTTTTTCCGTATGGCGGACGACAGCGGCGCGGTTTACTACAGCCGTAACGGTCAGTTCACGCTGGATGAGAACCGCAACATCGTCAACATGCAGGGTATGAAGCTGACCGGCTATCCGGTAGCAGGCACCCCGCCGACCGTACAGACCGGCGCCAACCCGGTAGCGCTCAGCGTGCCGACTACCCAGATGACTGCCCGCGCCACCACCAACGGTGCGCTGATCGCCAACCTGAACTCATCTGACGGCACCAAAGTTGACGCGGACTTCGACAGCACCGACGCCACCAGCTACAACGCCAAGTCTTCAATGACGACGTATGACTCGCTGGGTAACGCGCACACTATCGACCTGTACTTCGTGAAAACGGCGGACAACAGCTGGAACGTGCATCCGATCGATTCCAGCAGCGGCGCCACTACTACGCCGTTCACCATGAGCTTTAACCCTAACGGCGTAATGACCTCCGCCACCAGCCAGACCATTTCAATGGGCGCGCTGAACGGCTCTAACGCGCAGACCTTTACGCTGGATTTGACCGGCAGTATGCAGCAGAACACCGGCGCCAACACTTTTGGCAACCCGACGCAGGATGGTTACAAGCCGGGCGACCTGGTGAGCTACCAGATCAATGACGACGGCACGGTAGTAGGCAGCTACTCCAACGAAAAAACCCAGGTGCTGGGCCAGATCGTGCTGGCGAACTTCGCTAACGCCGAAGGCCTGAAATCTGAAGGCAACAACGTTTGGTCATCCACGGCCTCTTCTGGTCAGCCGCTGATCGGTCTGGCTGGCACCGGTAACCTTGGCACCCTGACCGCAGGCGCGCTGGAGTCTTCCAACGTCGACCTGAGTAAAGAACTGGTGAACATGATCGTGGCGCAGCGTAACTACCAGTCGAACGCGCAGACCATCAAAACCCAGGATCAGATCCTCAACACGCTGGTTAACCTGCGTTAA
- a CDS encoding flagellar basal body rod protein FlgF, whose product MDHAIYTAMGAASQTLNMQAVTANNLANASTPGFRAQLNALRAVPVEGLSLPTRTLVTASTPGSDMTQGALDYTQRSLDVAVQQDGWLAVQTADGTEAYTRNGNMQISPTGELTIQGHPVMGDGGPIAVPQAAEITIAADGTITALNPGDEPNATVQLGRLKLVKATGQEVVRGDDGLFRLNPAAQAQRGATLQNDPTVQVMPGVLEGSNVKPVETMVDMIANARRFEMQMKVISSVDENEQRANQLLNMSS is encoded by the coding sequence ATGGATCACGCTATTTATACCGCCATGGGCGCGGCAAGCCAGACGCTCAATATGCAGGCGGTGACGGCCAACAACCTGGCCAACGCCTCAACGCCCGGTTTTCGCGCGCAGCTCAATGCGCTGCGTGCGGTACCGGTAGAAGGCTTATCGCTGCCGACGCGTACGCTGGTTACCGCCTCGACGCCGGGATCCGATATGACGCAGGGCGCGCTCGATTATACGCAGCGCTCGCTTGACGTCGCGGTCCAGCAGGATGGCTGGCTGGCGGTACAAACGGCAGATGGCACCGAAGCTTATACCCGCAACGGTAATATGCAGATTAGCCCCACCGGCGAGCTGACCATTCAGGGTCACCCGGTGATGGGCGACGGCGGTCCGATTGCGGTGCCGCAGGCGGCAGAAATTACGATTGCGGCTGACGGCACCATTACCGCGCTGAATCCGGGCGATGAGCCCAACGCGACGGTGCAGCTGGGGCGGTTGAAGCTGGTGAAGGCGACCGGGCAGGAAGTGGTACGCGGCGATGACGGGCTGTTTCGTCTGAACCCGGCGGCCCAGGCCCAGCGCGGCGCGACGCTGCAAAACGACCCGACGGTGCAGGTGATGCCCGGGGTACTGGAAGGCAGCAACGTGAAGCCGGTCGAAACCATGGTTGACATGATTGCCAACGCCCGCCGCTTTGAGATGCAGATGAAAGTCATCTCCAGCGTCGATGAAAACGAACAACGCGCCAACCAGCTGCTCAATATGAGCAGCTAA
- the flgG gene encoding flagellar basal-body rod protein FlgG: MISSLWIAKTGLDAQQTNMDVISNNLANVSTNGFKRSRAVFEDLMYQTMRQPGAQSSEQTTLPSGLQIGTGVRPVSTERLHTQGNLSKTDNSKDVAINGQGFFQVQMPDGTAAYTRDGSFQVDQNGQLVTNAGFPVQPGITIPANSLSISIGRDGVVSVTQQGQAQPVQVGQLTLSTFMNDTGLESMGENLYKETQASGAPTDSTPGLNGAGLLYQGYVETSNVNVAEELVSMIQTQRAYEINSKAITTSDQMLQKLTQV; this comes from the coding sequence ATGATCAGTTCCTTATGGATCGCCAAAACCGGTCTTGACGCCCAGCAAACCAATATGGACGTCATCTCCAACAACCTGGCAAACGTCAGCACCAATGGCTTTAAACGTTCACGTGCGGTATTTGAAGATTTGATGTATCAGACCATGCGTCAGCCGGGCGCTCAGTCTTCTGAGCAAACCACGCTGCCGTCTGGCCTGCAGATCGGTACCGGCGTGCGTCCGGTTTCTACCGAGCGTCTGCATACCCAGGGCAACCTGTCGAAAACCGACAACTCGAAAGATGTGGCGATTAACGGACAGGGCTTTTTCCAGGTGCAGATGCCGGACGGCACCGCGGCCTATACCCGCGACGGCTCGTTCCAGGTGGATCAAAACGGTCAGCTGGTGACCAACGCCGGTTTCCCGGTGCAGCCCGGTATCACTATTCCCGCCAACTCCCTGAGCATCTCTATTGGGCGTGACGGCGTGGTGAGCGTGACCCAGCAGGGTCAGGCGCAGCCGGTACAGGTTGGGCAGCTGACGCTGAGCACCTTTATGAACGATACCGGCCTCGAAAGCATGGGTGAAAACCTCTACAAGGAAACTCAGGCTTCCGGCGCACCGACTGACAGCACCCCCGGCCTGAACGGCGCCGGCCTGCTGTATCAGGGTTATGTTGAAACCTCTAACGTCAACGTGGCGGAAGAGCTGGTCAGCATGATCCAGACGCAGCGCGCTTATGAAATCAACAGTAAAGCCATTACCACCTCCGATCAGATGTTGCAGAAACTGACGCAGGTATAA